A stretch of the Xiphias gladius isolate SHS-SW01 ecotype Sanya breed wild chromosome 21, ASM1685928v1, whole genome shotgun sequence genome encodes the following:
- the fbxo2 gene encoding F-box only protein 2 — translation MAKNLLKNPSGEEQLEFWDLTENGGSQWKVEDMPGDCGHDFSNDGVTKYFATSFELCLKRQVIDLLAETYSCEQLDNQPAVKVEDWYCGRTDCGCTYQMTVCLLDENQEVIQEFQPEPVTLDPDCDDCSWKQVSHTFSEYGPGMRFISFEHGGQDTKFWDGWFGVRVTGSSVTVDI, via the exons ATGGCCAAAAACCTGCTGAAAAATCCCAGTGGGGAAG AGCAGCTGGAATTCTGGGATTTAACGGAGAATGGTGGGAGCCAGTGGAAGGTGGAGGACATGCCAGGAGACTGTGGCCATGACTTCAGCAACGACGGAGTGACCAAGTACTTTGCAACCTCGTTTGA GCTGTGTCTGAAGAGACAGGTGATCGACTTGTTAGCGGAGACATACTCCTGTGAACAGTTGGACAATCAGCCAGCCGTCAAAGTGGAAGACTG GTACTGTGGGAGGACAGACTGTGGCTGCACTTATCAAATGACCGTGTGTTTGCTGGATGAGAATCAAGAGGTCATACAGGAGTTCCAACCCGAGCCGGTGACTCTTGACCCTGACTGTGACGACTGCTCATGGAAACAG GTCAGCCATACATTTTCTGAGTACGGCCCCGGAATGCGTTTCATCTCCTTTGAACACGGAGGACAAGACACCAAGTTCTGGGATGGTTGGTTTGGAGTGCGGGTCACTGGGAGTTCTGTTACTGTCGATATCTGA
- the LOC120783438 gene encoding small vasohibin-binding protein has product MEPACRKDKPKLNSTPTRGDRAKQKSAQQELKQRQRAEIYALNKVMTELEQQQFEAFCKQMQSQGE; this is encoded by the exons ATGGAGCCTGCCTGCCGCAAAGACAAGCCAAAGCTGAACTCCACCCCGACCAGAGGAGACAGGGCCAAGCAGAAATCTGCACAGCAAGAGctcaaacagagacagagagcagag ATTTATGCTTTGAACAAGGTGATGACAGAGTTGGAGCAGCAGCAATTTGAGGCCTTTTGTAAACAGATGCAGTCACAGGGAGAATGA